One stretch of Schizosaccharomyces pombe strain 972h- genome assembly, chromosome: III DNA includes these proteins:
- the brl2 gene encoding histone H2B-K119 ubiquitin ligase complex (HULC) subunit, ubiquitin-protein ligase E3 Brl2 — protein sequence MYQNGKPDAPTILGQKRELEDVEIQDDDIQEVSKEDLLKDVRVRSIQFDELESKIEGLQNLAEEKLKVLATLVSWWPEILQQFSVVFQGNELKDFESEGVFSILEKFPELSYFNDAVKNNKTKALSIIQKLLSTVDSSTNSVSRDPFSVLSIDDSALTEKLNTINLDIDKILDELDTTRSQLHSIIKLPDRSSSFTLQCINESVRPQSTKVKEEATTSSKGKDEEKKVSTVEQRTQLQQLSRLQDQQNGLMESRSQSLKILDSNVNEMDKLIMERENALNNVETTNLKKYSSFLALKEAVSMTSEQLRVLEHLLSECSHEINVLSQQSKNFNGVFESSYQPLINDLDHQISVMQNDEKRINNAKTELSLSLEKKLEAKKQKEKVYKDKLDELANLETMVLEKKKAVATREAANKIRLVDLNDLELQKDLSTYLSKELASTEKAFRLVKQQTVKSSHSHYQELITKFSVEKEKAEQKYFLTMKSTDSLHAEVKLLRQKYQKTNEIISKMLNSQDTAVHRIIEFEDQLARLSSVRNNSIKQSTTFQVKKSSQKSTIQNLEEKVSYLQQFMDKNNATLTDLEFQCSDLSSSIDILSKQDEEHEKEKRKLKDTGVSTSAEELKTFRAMCKCSVCNFERWKDRIISLCGHGFCYQCIQKRIETRQRRCPICGRGFGASDVIPIHL from the exons ATGTATCAGAATGGTAAACCAGATGCCCCCACAATCTTAGGCCAGAAAAGAGAACTTGAAGATGTAGAAATACAAGATGATGATATTCAG GAAGTCTCTAAAGAAGACTTATTAAAGGATGTAAGAGTGAGGAGCATTCAATTTGATGAGttagaaagtaaaataGAGGGACTTCAAAATTTAGCAGAAgagaaattaaaagttttagcTACTTTGGTCTCTTGGTGGCCTGAAATACTTCAGCAGTTTAGCGTTGTGTTTCAAGGCAATGAGCTGAAGGACTTCGAGAGTGAAGGTGTTTTTTCGATTTTGGAGAAATTCCCGGAGCTTTCATACTTCAATGACGCTgtgaaaaataataaaactaaaGCCTTGAGcatcattcaaaaactctTGTCTACTGTTGACTCAAGCACAAATTCGGTCTCCAGAGATCCTTTTTCAGTTTTATCAATTGATGACTCTGCCCTTACTGAGAAATTAAACACCATTAATTTGGATATTGACAAGATTTTAGATGAATTGGATACCACTCGGTCTCAGCTTCATTCAATTATAAAACTACCAGATCGCTCGTCTAGTTTTACTTTGCAATGCATTAATGAATCAGTGAGACCCCAGTCTACTAAAGTGAAAGAGGAAGCAACCACCTCCTCTAAGGGgaaagatgaagaaaagaaagttaGCACGGTTGAACAACGTACTCAACTGCAACAATTATCCAGGCTTCAAGACCAACAAAATGGTTTAATGGAGTCTCGCTCACAAAGccttaaaattttggattcGAACGTTAATGAAATggataaattaattatggAACGAGAAAACGCATTAAACAACGTCGAAACTacaaacttgaaaaaatactCTTCCTTTTTAGCACTTAAAGAAGCTGTTTCTATGACATCTGAGCAGTTACGCGTATTAGAGCACTTATTGTCCGAATGTTCTCACGAAATAAATGTATTGTCGCAACAGTCAAAGAATTTTAACGGTGTTTTTGAATCTTCCTATCAGCCGTTAATAAACGATCTTGATCATCAAATATCTGTTATGCAAAAcgatgaaaaaagaattaataaCGCAAAGACTGAATTAAGCTTATCCCTTGAAAAGAAGTTGGAAGctaaaaagcaaaaagagAAGGTCTACAAAGACAAGTTAGATGAACTTGCGAATTTAGAGACAATGGtattggaaaagaaaaaagcgGTGGCTACCCGTGAAGCTGCAAACAAAATCCGGCTCGTAGACCTTAACGATTTGGAGTTACAAAAAGATCTGTCAACTTACCTTTCTAAAGAGTTGGCTTCTACTGAAAAAGCATTTAGGTTGGTAAAACAGCAAACTGTGAAAAGTAGCCACTCCCATTATCAAGAATTGATAACCAAATTTAGTGTCGAAAAGGAAAAGGCGgagcaaaaatattttctgaCCATGAAGTCTACAGATAGTCTTCATGCTGAAGTAAAGTTACTGCGCCAGAAGTACCAGAAGACCAACGAAATTATCtcaaaaatgttaaataGCCAAGACACTGCTGTCCATAGAATAATAGAGTTTGAAGATCAGCTAGCCCGTCTATCATCGGTTCGAAATAACTCTATAAAACAATCAACAACGTTTCAAGTCAAAAAGTCATCTCAAAAATCAACTATTCAAAACCTGGAAGAAAAGGTGTCTTATTTACAGCAATTTAtggataaaaataatgctACATTAACAGACCTTGAATTTCAATGCTCAGATTTATCATCTTCTATAGATATACTTTCCAAGCAAGATGAAGAGCatgaaaaagagaagcGAAAGTTAAAGGATACTGGGGTATCAACGTCAGCTGAAGagttaaaaacttttaggGCCATGTGTAAGTGTTCAGTTTGTAACTTCGAGCGCTGGAAAGATCGAATTATTTCTCTCTGTGGTCATGGCTTTTGTTACCAATGCATACAAAAACGGATTGAAACACGGCAACGCAGATGCCCGATTTGCGGTCGTGGATTTGGTGCTTCTGATGTTATTCCGATACATCTTTGA
- the kcs1 gene encoding inositol polyphosphate kinase, producing the protein MQNAPKCYLPNSRKGRDVNFHDRGPETLKCLYDESEDNNNFTMHSESIGPKSLDSLSPRRLSNYSSAVDPRTTSLEDVPRLILTRSNSQEQTPLRTHTPVEYMSDSIHKSLADLQLGGSSYSVAESPVPVLQSSAVSEADDMASAHSAHPSRKASRSLRLFESSTSNNLETGNSTNTALHNVSSPLESVSERLSKSGSPSVGAQHDLDEVISEKDTSLSRRSSRGRSSAPKRRKDSGSSKTTATYIPHNPSKKSSQHLPLLPDASFELERSVSRSYQSPASTPRSSVSSVSSSPPEDHPFFHWNVDYPVTVRLEPFKHQVGGHTAFFRFSKRAVCKPLTRNENTFYETIEACHPELLPFIPKYIGVLNVTHTITKTEENDSTTEYVNTESSSKTPAPHKHTFNSCYQKKDYGYIPEVSVEQNRHIFPEWMLPDKRSHSYGSPKSLHHKSSSAGERPVSPTFVADIPPKTPWGTTLINRKLREEVLREVFAPKHARRRLGTRFHSRSSHRPSVFRDNSVAFGQLDNGNTSSRARDKDADPNKSLSCSVEDKHYDLHSAVAEENEEVDEELLNVPSNNQGKSYRRFSSDAVWEEPESNEFPRVSGTMEDYDSRESTGHTIKELRSTPNSHGTVPDDSIFAMDNEENSELPPPLEPAEIGDPFRSVNDPRRVLSLPHMASADEDHRIPASDNQNNNNNDANALAENSESQHSTQIERYIVIEDLTSGMKRPCVLDVKMGTRQYGIMATEKKKASQTKKCAMTTSRVLGVRICGMQVWHPWLQSYTFEDKYVGRDIKAGEEFQHALMRYLGKTDDDEDNSHLLVHHIPTIIRKLEQLEQIVRFLKGSRLYASSLLFLYDGEPPPSDKSSKEKVKPREIDIRIVDFANCVFAEDKELLAKATCPPQHKDTYDRGYVRGLRTLRLYFLKIWKEAKGMQIAERGYEDSLSNAYDELGGLMSYSNDDDSCGETST; encoded by the coding sequence ATGCAGAACGCACCAAAGTGTTACCTGCCGAATTCACGTAAAGGCAGAGACGTGAATTTTCATGATCGAGGTCCTGAAACGTTAAAATGCTTGTACGATGAATCAGAAGataacaataattttacTATGCATTCTGAATCCATAGGTCCTAAGTCATTAGACAGTTTATCGCCTAGAAGGCTAAGTAACTATTCATCTGCTGTAGACCCTCGAACTACGAGCTTGGAAGATGTCCCTCGCTTAATTTTAACAAGAAGTAATTCACAAGAACAAACCCCTTTGAGAACACACACCCCTGTTGAATATATGAGTGATTCAATTCACAAGAGTCTAGCTGACTTGCAATTAGGTGGTTCCTCTTATTCAGTTGCTGAATCACCAGTACCGGTGCTGCAGTCTTCAGCCGTTTCTGAAGCTGATGATATGGCAAGTGCTCATTCTGCTCATCCGTCTCGAAAGGCAAGCAGGTCATTACGTCTCTTTGAGTCTTCTACCTCCAATAACTTAGAAACCGGTAACAGTACTAATACTGCTTTGCACAACGTGTCGAGTCCTCTTGAATCTGTTTCTGAAAGGCTCTCCAAATCTGGATCACCAAGTGTTGGTGCTCAGCATGATTTAGATGAAGTTATTTCCGAAAAAGATACATCACTAAGTCGAAGATCATCTCGTGGTCGGAGCTCAGCTCCTAAACGAAGAAAAGATAGTGGTAGTTCTAAAACCACAGCCACCTACATACCACATAATCCTTCTAAAAAGTCATCTCAACACCTCCCTTTACTACCTGATGCTTCGTTTGAGCTTGAAAGGTCGGTATCCCGTTCTTATCAAAGTCCTGCATCCACCCCGCGATCATCTGTATCATCTGTCTCATCATCTCCTCCTGAAGACCATCCTTTTTTCCATTGGAATGTTGATTATCCGGTTACTGTACGATTGGAACCCTTCAAACATCAAGTCGGTGGACATACGGCTTTCTTCCGGTTTTCTAAAAGAGCCGTTTGCAAACCACTTacaagaaatgaaaatacgTTTTATGAAACTATTGAAGCTTGCCATCCAGAATTGCTTCCCTTTATCCCAAAGTATATTGGTGTTTTAAATGTGACTCATACTATTACTAAAACAGAAGAAAACGATTCTACTACGGAATATGTCAATACAGAATCATCGTCTAAAACACCTGCCCCCCATAAACACACATTTAACAGCTGTTATCAGAAAAAAGACTATGGATACATTCCAGAGGTTAGTGTTGAGCAAAACCGTCATATTTTTCCTGAATGGATGCTTCCCGACAAAAGATCTCATTCTTATGGAAGCCCCAAATCTTTACACCATAAATCATCTTCAGCCGGAGAACGGCCAGTATCTCCTACTTTCGTGGCTGATATACCGCCCAAAACTCCATGGGGAACCACATTAATTAACAGAAAACTGCGAGAGGAAGTTCTACGAGAAGTTTTTGCTCCCAAGCATGCAAGACGTCGACTTGGAACTCGTTTCCATTCAAGGAGTTCCCATCGACCTTCTGTTTTTCGTGATAATTCGGTTGCTTTTGGACAATTGGATAATGGAAACACATCTAGCCGAGCTCGTGATAAGGATGCAGATCCTAACAAAAGCTTATCCTGTAGCGTTGAAGATAAACATTACGACTTGCATTCCGCCGTTGccgaagaaaatgaagaagtcGACGAGGAACTCCTCAACGTACCGTCCAATAATCAAGGTAAGTCATATAGACGCTTTTCATCAGATGCTGTTTGGGAAGAACCAGAATCTAACGAGTTTCCTCGGGTTTCTGGTACAATGGAGGATTATGATTCAAGGGAGTCAACAGGACATACAATAAAGGAACTACGAAGTACACCGAACTCGCATGGAACTGTACCCGATGACTCTATTTTTGCTATGGACAATGAAGAAAACAGCGAGTTACCTCCACCTCTAGAACCAGCAGAAATTGGAGATCCATTCAGGAGCGTAAATGATCCTAGGCGAGTACTCTCTCTTCCACACATGGCATCCGCCGATGAAGATCACCGGATTCCAGCAAGCGATaatcaaaacaataataataatgatgCTAATGCCCTCGCGGAAAATTCGGAATCTCAACATTCTACCCAGATTGAGAGATATATTGTGATTGAAGACTTAACGAGTGGAATGAAAAGACCTTGTGTGTTGGATGTCAAGATGGGTACTAGACAATACGGAATAATGGCTAcggagaaaaagaaagccTCACAAACTAAAAAGTGTGCGATGACTACATCTCGAGTTCTTGGTGTCCGAATATGTGGAATGCAAGTTTGGCATCCTTGGCTTCAATCATATACATTTGAAGATAAGTATGTAGGTCGTGATATTAAAGCAGGAGAGGAATTTCAACACGCATTGATGCGTTACTTAGGGAAAACGGATGACGATGAAGACAATAGCCATCTCTTGGTGCATCATATTCCCACGATAATTAGAAAGCTAGAGCAGTTAGAGCAAATTGTTAGGTTTCTTAAAGGATCCCGCTTGTATGCTAGTTCATTACTATTTTTATATGATGGGGAGCCGCCGCCAAGCGACAAATCcagcaaagaaaaagtcaAGCCTCGTGAAATTGACATTCGGATTGTTGATTTTGCCAATTGTGTTTTTGCTGAGGATAAAGAGCTTTTAGCAAAAGCTACATGTCCTCCTCAACACAAAGACACGTATGATCGAGGATACGTACGAGGTTTACGGACTTTGAGGCTATACTTTCTAAAAATATGGAAGGAAGCTAAGGGAATGCAAATTGCGGAACGGGGCTATGAAGACAGTCTCTCTAATGCTTACGATGAACTTGGGGGATTGATGAGTTATTCAAATGATGATGACTCTTGCGGAGAGACGTCTACCTAA
- the raf2 gene encoding CLRC ubiquitin ligase complex subunit Raf2 translates to MPPVRAEKKRKTDLIEQVCVTNKAGELVDLEDVLEYGPYSLTGILSSEKDEQEPLFDESIVLGYSIKISPVWTYNLKDVPEKETMSIWIVTPQRRYGILSPSSEYKAIYEQISEKNRLFYLIKTKFKDDMISGTLEDYDNYIEVLKEKLELPSCFQAILLVQKHIRFLLTQMVATSSLHVWSESPFFIRIRSSYEHLILQINKNIYNARQERKKSKLSSNNPSDNNTTMKSSLNQALTLINLPEQPFSISSPTATPQLGVVKRTSPLRFPLNDIWLSGLRIVDPNIESISLWKRIQVSTSPKHQRYISLQEVCSVIAQQLQITNLEALNKLSSHGETLLQIMHTAFTWRGTKLFNDIKHAIGFRSSVQQARSQFRGYCYDYLFMHCNNGEKTSLHLLRTLICMKLDFSNAQLAAKILFHFLLFDIGSGLSGSDYTYEQYINHSAVAFSFTEEIFEKNFVTVLPDFVKLFSISFGYWPAFSFYDELLKLLRNKYPKVYSSTPNLCDQVWLDRTNLFPCNRSTRSTLPYRPTKLLDLASASSCLSKKETDFKQDTGLYSYNLEKVEALKVSPDLQTGIWSCPVQNCLYFAVCDNPYKPSQVIYDHLLGHVDSKFIFKTPSNSVRSFTNKLEHIMYNIN, encoded by the coding sequence ATGCCGCCCGTACGTGCTGAAAAAAAGCGGAAAACTGATTTGATTGAACAAGTTTGCGTTACAAATAAAGCAGGGGAATTAGTAGATTTAGAGGACGTTCTAGAATATGGCCCTTATTCATTAACAGGAATTTTATCTTCTGAAAAGGATGAGCAAGAACCATTGTTTGATGAGAGCATTGTTCTGGGATACTCGATAAAAATATCGCCTGTTTGGACATACAATCTAAAAGACGTTCCTGAGAAAGAAACTATGAGCATATGGATCGTTACACCTCAAAGAAGATACGGAATTTTGTCTCCTTCTTCTGAGTATAAAGCCATTTACGAACAGATCAGCGAGAAGAATCGATTGTTTTACCTTATTAAGACAAAATTCAAAGATGATATGATATCTGGTACGTTAGAAGATTACGATAATTATATCGAAgttttaaaggaaaagcTAGAGCTTCCTTCTTGTTTTCAAGCAATTCTCTTAGTGCAAAAACATATTCGCTTTCTGTTAACCCAAATGGTTGCGACTTCTTCATTACATGTATGGTCTGAAtcacctttttttataagaatTCGATCTTCATACGAACATCtgattttacaaattaataaaaacatttacaATGCTCGTCAAGAGCgaaagaaatcaaagttATCGTCAAACAATCCATCGGACAATAATACTACTATGAAAAGCTCTTTAAACCAAGCTCTtactttaattaatttaccCGAGCAACCGTTTAGCATTTCCTCTCCCACAGCAACACCACAACTAGGAGTTGTAAAAAGAACTTCTCCATTACGGTTTCCTTTGAATGATATTTGGCTTTCCGGTTTAAGGATTGTTGATCCAAATATTGAATCGATATCATTATGGAAAAGAATACAAGTTTCAACCTCTCCGAAGCATCAACGTTATATTAGCCTTCAAGAAGTTTGCAGCGTTATTGCTCAACAGCTACAAATAACAAATTTGGAAGCTTTGAATAAACTTTCTTCCCACGGCGAAACccttttgcaaattatgCATACTGCTTTCACGTGGAGAGGTACTAAGctttttaatgatattaaGCACGCAATTGGTTTTAGATCTTCTGTTCAACAAGCACGATCTCAATTCCGTGGATATTGTTatgattatttattcatgCATTGTAACAATGGAGAAAAAACAAGTCTACATCTCTTGAGGACTCTAATATGCATGAAACTAGATTTCTCAAATGCTCAATTGGCGGCCAAgatattatttcatttcttgTTATTTGATATTGGATCAGGCCTTTCTGGCTCAGATTATACATATGAACAATACATTAATCACTCAGCTGTCGCTTTCAGTTTTACGgaggaaatttttgaaaaaaattttgttacaGTTCTTCCTGACTTTgttaaacttttttctatttcttttGGTTATTGGCCTGCATTCAGCTTCTATGAtgaattattgaaattacTTCGCAACAAATATCCCAAAGTATATTCATCAACTCCAAATTTATGCGATCAGGTATGGCTGGATCGAACAAATTTATTCCCTTGTAATAGGTCAACGAGGTCGACTTTACCGTATAGACCTACAAAACTGCTCGATTTAGCTTCCGCATCTTCCTGCTTAtccaaaaaggaaacaGATTTTAAACAAGACACTGGATTATATTCATATAACTTGGAGAAAGTTGAGGCTTTAAAAGTTAGTCCGGATTTACAGACTGGTATTTGGTCATGTCCAGtacaaaattgtttgtaTTTTGCTGTTTGTGACAACCCGTATAAACCTTCTCAGGTCATTTACGATCATCTTTTAGGACATGTAGATTCCAagtttatatttaaaactCCTTCGAACAGTGTCCGATCGTTTACAAATAAACTTGAACACATAATGTACAACATAAATTAA
- the erv29 gene encoding cargo receptor protein: MTSRSPFSTIPLSMNQDSYQTRTTVGIRKKTFSERACQFMEQAETFMAPFTPYMPLLGRFLIVATYFEDAIRIVTQWPEQVSYMRDYRRFRFGTAPLLLFVCVVLMLVGSTLVVFKKRQAYAIGSLLFVTLLQAFAYGLITSGEMFFRNMSVIGGLCLVASDTFIHRRINRFAGLPAVSEHNKRTYFQLAGRVLLIFMFLGLLAKEGSGISWTRILVHILSVTACAMVVIGFKAKFFAAVLVLILSVANFIINSFWSVPRESPYRDFYRYDFFQTLSIVGGLLYLVNTGPGKFSVDEKKKIY, from the coding sequence ATGACTTCACGTTCGCCGTTTTCGACAATCCCGCTTTCTATGAACCAGGATTCATATCAAACAAGGACTACTGTGGGTATCAGAAAAAAGACATTTTCAGAGCGAGCATGTCAGTTTATGGAGCAAGCTGAAACGTTCATGGCACCATTTACTCCGTATATGCCGCTCTTGGGTCGATTCCTAATTGTCGCTACTTATTTCGAAGACGCTATTCGGATCGTTACTCAATGGCCTGAACAAGTATCTTATATGCGGGACTACCGCAGATTTCGTTTTGGGACTGCTCCGTTGCTGCTGTTTGTTTGTGTTGTACTGATGTTGGTTGGTTCGACATTGGTCGTGTTTAAAAAGCGTCAGGCATATGCCATCGGCTctcttttgtttgttaCACTTTTACAAGCGTTTGCATATGGGCTCATCACCAGTGGTGAAATGTTCTTTCGTAACATGAGCGTGATCGGTGGATTATGCCTTGTTGCCAGTGACACCTTTATTCATCGTCGTATCAATAGATTTGCAGGTTTACCGGCCGTCTCCGAACACAATAAACGTACTTATTTCCAACTAGCTGGGCGTGTTCTTTTGATCTTTATGTTTTTGGGTCTTTTGGCTAAGGAAGGAAGTGGGATTTCTTGGACTCGAATTCTAGTTCATATTTTGTCTGTTACAGCCTGTGCCATGGTGGTCATTGGTTTTAAGGCTAAATTCTTCGCTGCAGTCCTCGTTCTTATTCTATCTGTTGCcaatttcattatcaaCAGCTTCTGGTCGGTTCCTCGTGAAAGTCCCTATCGTGACTTTTATCGTTACGACTTTTTCCAAACCTTGTCTATTGTTGGTGGTCTCCTATATCTCGTCAACACTGGACCGGGCAAGTTTTCCGttgatgaaaagaaaaagatttattaa
- the sec8 gene encoding exocyst complex subunit Exo4, protein MDTRGYSETKKGRYPVGKKSLESPNGYSNYGTSMDNELSSEYASRGMHIGDLENLVNEIEDEWKDLGREDYQPISTALELLDDSSFGRDYKSFLNVYDRISAALQTIAHTHKDDFTRGISAYGEIMEGIQKCNSRIIALKQSLEASQECIGNTNSKELQQTLARSSQYKKVISVLKELNEANQLFDNFHTLVDSKQYYHASDLIRRVWDELSRSDFDGILVVEQFKSRMTGLLSHLEDILSEELVSITFLKDAVAYPIVSYCSPNPLRETSNPYFLRDFLKNNANTSTLGQSEQLRYLEEALSLKLSDCLKMDYGRDSLRDIRIVLESLNLLGKLPNAISSLKSRTSAEMFTTVDSTSRAIVNKYSLGNNVSTVNPFSKSLYDIGLHAETDREHTMISEFLTNLFTKLRCVLMHYRGISEFMTKLETKTPKHASSSHKSSIMSVNSDPTSPKVSKFDTSDSTFPFDTLLQAFESEIRLMLKDYLISKEEYIENSGNFVVGTEMSIYNLPGENEEDKLFDVTNEIAVENKSNAFYARINELVNEKAPELILNKSNASVSTIELFSGSSKEIVRLAGHVVFVGPSVFHASSVLPQTVFFLEDSVSILKNPNIPPQFAVNFMKEFLRGSYIPQLYKFMSSHFDTIMKDVGAFQLHRDWKIYSKIPIFKCHVAIVQYFHDLQDYLPIVALNLVEFYELLHTLLVRFRNHCSDYLSDLCRTAVLKEYKHVNEDTEDVDDTVRVKLLHDDVTYPQFIKFLKQKNPSLEGLNELCRMENKRLLQYEDRAITSEVKLPVSVLSKDSDLVNSVSYLHNSMEWFLQRCFSRFMNGSRRMNVLQQNQANFGGDFLPIDNLLGNNSDLMKGAYKEVFDSLQRLQFDALLLIRMEVRLQYIHSINQSVNLPDYVVEYRGRPDASIMALNSTIVTTNLKLETCLNEWERRFVFQGLSELVDSSLYSIFYKIESMNRGSCLQMLKNMSAMIQILKTVKEIHGDVEFPKSSRVFGIYQNGAKKIIEHFIAAPKKELLPDVKQMVRIYYQRLMKDAKRNGRDDLYRQYQKKIGSVLTQFDNTVGGARKNP, encoded by the exons ATGGATACCAGAGGCTATTCGGAAACGAAAAAAGGAAGGTATCCAGTGGGAAAGAAAAGCTTGGAATCTCCTAACGGCTACTCAAATTATGGAACTAGCATGGACAATGAATTGAGTTCAGAGTATGCATCGCGTGGAATGCACATAGGCGATTTAGAAA ATTtagtaaatgaaattgaggATGAATGGAAAGACCTGGGAAGAGAAGAC TATCAACCGATATCTACAGCGTTGGAACTATTAGATGACAGTAGCTTTGGAAGAGATTATAAGTCTTTTCTGAACGTTTACGATCGAATTAGTGCTGCATTACAAACGATTGCCCATACTCATAAAGATGACTTTACTCGAGGTATATCGGCTTATGGAGAAATAATGGAGGGAATTCAGAAGTGCAATTCGAGAATCATAGCATTAAAGCAATCCCTTGAGGCTTCGCAAGAATGCATTGGTAATACTAATAGCAAAGAGCTTCAACAAACATTGGCTCGTAGTTCtcaatacaaaaaagtCATAAGTGTGCTCAAGGAACTTAATGAAGCCAACCAGCTGTTTGACAACTTTCATACGCTTGTTGATAGCAAGCAATATTATCATGCCAGCGATTTAATACGTCGTGTATGGGATGAATTAAGTCGTTCTGATTTTGACGGAATATTAGTAGTGGAGCAGTTTAAAAGTCGGATGACAGGACTCTTGTCACATTTAGAGGACATTCTATCTGAAGAGTTGGTTTCAATTACTTTCCTTAAAGATGCTGTCGCTTATCCCATAGTATCGTACTGCTCTCCAAATCCGCTGAGGGAAACTTCCAACCCATATTTTTTGagagattttttaaaaaacaatgcAAATACATCAACTCTGGGCCAAAGTGAGCAATTGCGTTACCTAGAAGAAGCGCTTTCTTTAAAGTTGTCGGATTGCTTAAAAATGGATTATGGTAGAGACAGTTTACGTGATATACGTATTGTTTTGGAGTCATTGAATTTATTGGGAAAACTCCCCAATGctatttcatctttaaagTCTCGTACTTCTGCGGAGATGTTTACTACGGTAGATTCTACTTCACGTGCAATCGTTAACAAATATTCACTCGGTAATAACGTTTCTACCGTTAAtcccttttcaaaatcactTTATGATATAGGTTTGCACGCTGAGACTGATAGAGAGCATACTATGATTTCCGAGTTCTTGACGAActtatttacaaaattaagGTGTGTTTTAATGCATTATCGCGGTATCTCCGAATTCATGACCAAATTAGAGACTAAAACACCAAAGCATGCTTCATCTTCTCACAAATCTAGCATTATGTCTGTTAACTCGGACCCCACAAGCCCAAAGGtatcaaaatttgatactTCTGATAGCACGTTTCCATTTGATACGTTGCTGCAAGCATTCGAGAGCGAAATTAGGTTAATGTTAAAAGATTATCTTATTTCCAAAGAAGAGTATATTGAAAATAGTGGAAATTTCGTTGTTGGAACTGAGATGTCCATATACAACCTCCCTGGcgaaaatgaagaagataaaCTTTTCGACGTAACAAACGAAATTGCTGTGGAGAACAAAAGTAATGCGTTTTATGCCAGAATAAATGAGTTGGTTAACGAAAAGGCTCCAGAGCTTATTCttaataaatcaaatgCTTCAGTTTCCACTATTGAACTATTTTCTGGAAGTTCGAAAGAAATTGTACGTTTGGCTGGCCACGTTGTATTTGTTGGGCCTTCGGTTTTTCATGCTTCGTCTGTCCTACCTCAAACCGTATTCTTTTTGGAAGACAGTGTGtctattttgaaaaa cCCAAATATACCTCCTCAGTTTGCtgttaattttatgaaagaatttttaagGGGAAGTTACATTCCACAATTATACAAGTTTATGTCGAGTCACTTTGACACCATAATGAAAGACGTGGGTGCGTTCCAATTGCACAGAGATTGGAAGATATACTCTAAAATCCCAATTTTTAAG TGCCATGTGGCTATTGTTCAATATTTTCACGATCTTCAAGATTATTTGCCTATTGTTGCATTAAATTTGGTAgaattttatgaattatTACATACTTTGCTTGTTCGTTTTCGCAACCATTGTTCTGATTATCTCTCTG ATTTGTGCAGAACGGCTGTTCTCAAAGAATACAAACATGTCAACGAGGATACTGAAGATGTCGATGATACTGTTCGAGTAAAGCTACTTCACGACGATGTAACGTACCctcaatttattaaattcctcaagcaaaaaaatccatCACTTGAAGGGTTAAATGAGCTTTGTCGAATGGAGAATAAGCGTTTATTACAATATGAAGATCGTGCGATTACGTCCGAAGTTAAACTTCCGGTATCGGTTTTATCCAAAGATTCCGACCTAGTGAACTCGGTTTCTTATCTTCATAACTCCATGGAATGGTTTCTTCAGCGCTGTTTTTCAAGATTTATGAACGGTTCGCGAAGAATGAACGTTTTGCAACAAAACCAAGCTAATTTCGGTGGTGACTTTTTACCAATTGATAATTTGTTGGGTAATAATTCGGATTTAATGAAGGG tgCATATAAAGAAGTCTTTGATTCTTTACAGAGGCTCCAATTCGATGCTTTACTGCTAATCCGAATGGAAGTTCGGTTACAGTACATTCATAGTATTAATCAAAGTGTAAACCTTCCTGACTATGTTGTCGAGTACCGCGGAAGACCAGATGCTTCGATAATGGCTCTCAACTCTACTATTGTGACGACGAATTTGAAACTCGAAACCTGTTTGAATGAATGGGAACGAAG GTTTGTATTCCAAGGTCTGAGTGAACTGGTTGATTCATCGCTATACTCTatcttttacaaaatagAATCAATGAATAGAGGCAGCTGTCTTCAGATGCTGAAAAATATGTCAGCAATGATTCAGATTCTTAAGACGGTTAAGGAAATTCATGGCGACGTTGAATTTCCTAAATCTTCTAGAGTCTTTGGAATATACCAAAATGGTGCCAAGAAAATTATCGAGCACTTCATTGCTGCCCCCAAAAAGGAACTTTTGCCTGACGTTAAACAGATGGTCCGAATTTATTACCAGCGATTAATGAAAGATGCAAAAAGAAACGGAAGGGACGATCTTTATCGGCAGTATCAGAAAAAGATTGGCTCGGTTTTAACTCAGTTCGACAACACTGTGGGTGGTGCGAGAAAAAATCCTTAA